In Populus nigra chromosome 1, ddPopNigr1.1, whole genome shotgun sequence, one genomic interval encodes:
- the LOC133699062 gene encoding uncharacterized protein At1g15400-like yields MAGLQRSDVSFRRQGSSGLIWDDRYISGELNQVNQKQEHEEQPQRDQRTEIKLENDARPSSRSATTPNITIERSRSNGGQRGYRTGRVSPAIEPPSPKVFTCGFCGAFGKPGKNHRKKAVIGRSR; encoded by the coding sequence ATGGCTGGATTGCAAAGATCTGATGTGTCTTTCAGGAGGCAAGGTTCCTCTGGGCTTATCTGGGATGATAGGTATATCTCCGGAGAGCTAAACCAAGTCAACCAAAaacaagaacatgaagaacagCCACAGCGTGATCAAAGGACAGAAATCAAGCTAGAAAATGATGCCAGGCCATCTTCAAGATCAGCAACGACGCCCAACATCACCATTGAGAGAAgtcgatccaacggtggacaaCGTGGCTACCGCACCGGCAGGGTGTCTCCGGCAATAGAGCCTCCCTCTCCAAAGGTATTTACATGTGGGTTTTGTGGTGCTTTCGGGAAACCAGGGAAGAATCATCGGAAAAAGGCCGTTATCGGTAGATCTCGATAG